In a single window of the Ramlibacter agri genome:
- a CDS encoding alpha/beta hydrolase yields the protein MRSVLQRMARAGHPPLYLLPPEQARAAYEAGAGVLEVDRPALARVQDLEISTRDGARLPARLVAPEQGALPVLVYFHGGGFTIGSVDSHDTLCRVLAKEAGCAVLSVGYRLAPEHRFPTAVNDAWDAVQWLATQGAALGLDTSRMAVGGDSAGGTLAAVCATLARDAGLPLRLQLLFYPGCAARQESPSHLRYHEGLLLEQAHIEYFFRHYIDAGERDDWRFAPLNTPDVEGVAPAWFGLAECDPLVDDGLAYADKLRAAGVAVELEIYRGVTHEFVKMGRALPEARQAHADASAALHKAFAP from the coding sequence ATGCGCTCGGTGCTGCAACGCATGGCGCGCGCCGGCCATCCGCCGCTTTACCTGCTGCCGCCCGAACAGGCGCGCGCCGCCTACGAAGCCGGCGCCGGCGTGCTGGAGGTCGACCGGCCGGCCCTGGCCCGCGTGCAGGACCTCGAGATCTCCACGCGCGACGGCGCGCGGCTGCCGGCCCGGCTCGTGGCGCCGGAGCAGGGCGCCTTGCCGGTGCTCGTGTACTTCCATGGCGGCGGCTTCACCATCGGCAGCGTCGATTCGCACGACACCTTGTGCCGGGTCCTCGCGAAAGAAGCGGGTTGCGCGGTGCTGTCGGTGGGCTATCGCCTCGCACCCGAACACCGCTTCCCGACCGCGGTGAACGACGCCTGGGACGCCGTGCAATGGCTCGCGACGCAAGGCGCCGCTTTGGGGCTGGATACGAGCCGCATGGCGGTCGGTGGCGACAGTGCGGGCGGCACCCTGGCCGCGGTCTGCGCCACGCTGGCACGCGACGCCGGCCTGCCCTTGCGCTTGCAGCTGCTGTTCTACCCGGGTTGCGCCGCGCGCCAGGAGTCGCCCTCGCACCTGCGCTATCACGAAGGCCTGCTGTTGGAGCAAGCCCACATCGAATACTTTTTTCGTCACTACATCGATGCGGGCGAACGCGACGACTGGCGCTTCGCGCCGCTGAACACACCGGACGTGGAAGGCGTCGCGCCGGCCTGGTTCGGCCTGGCCGAATGCGACCCGCTGGTCGATGACGGCCTGGCCTACGCGGATAAACTCCGGGCTGCGGGCGTCGCGGTCGAGCTGGAGATCTACCGCGGCGTCACCCACGAATTCGTCAAGATGGGCCGCGCGCTGCCGGAGGCCCGGCAAGCCCATGCCGACGCCTCGGCCGCCCTGCACAAGGCTTTCGCACCATGA
- a CDS encoding YbgC/FadM family acyl-CoA thioesterase gives MKRQEFRFFHRLRVRWAEVDIQKIVFNAHYLMYFDTAVADYWRALAMPYEEAMHLLGGDIYLKKTSVEFHASARMDDRLDVALKCSRVGTSSMTFLGAIYRGEDLLITCELVYVFADPATQTSKPVPPALRAMLTGYEAGEAMVQVKTGDWQALGADAGSIRTAVFVQEQRIPAELEWDEADNTSLHAVAYNRLGQPVGTGRLLPAQDGVAKVGRMAVHQVLRGGRIGEQVLRTLADAAHRRGDRALTLHAQRTAKDFYAGLGFAPEGEPFEEAGIPHLTMSRALPLAR, from the coding sequence ATGAAGAGACAAGAGTTCCGGTTTTTCCATCGCCTGCGGGTGCGCTGGGCCGAGGTGGACATCCAGAAGATCGTCTTCAACGCCCACTACCTGATGTACTTCGACACTGCCGTCGCCGACTACTGGCGGGCGCTGGCGATGCCTTACGAGGAGGCGATGCACCTGCTCGGGGGCGACATCTACCTGAAGAAGACCTCGGTCGAATTCCACGCCTCGGCCCGCATGGACGACCGGCTCGACGTGGCGCTGAAGTGCTCGCGCGTCGGCACTTCCTCGATGACCTTCCTCGGCGCCATCTACCGCGGCGAGGACCTGCTGATCACCTGCGAACTGGTCTACGTGTTCGCGGACCCGGCCACCCAGACTTCGAAGCCGGTGCCGCCGGCCCTGCGCGCCATGCTCACCGGCTACGAGGCCGGCGAAGCGATGGTGCAGGTGAAGACGGGCGACTGGCAGGCGCTCGGCGCCGACGCCGGCAGCATCCGCACGGCGGTGTTCGTGCAGGAGCAACGCATTCCCGCCGAACTGGAATGGGACGAGGCCGACAACACCTCGCTGCATGCCGTGGCCTACAACCGCCTGGGCCAGCCGGTCGGCACCGGCCGGCTGCTGCCCGCGCAGGACGGCGTGGCCAAGGTGGGCCGCATGGCGGTGCACCAGGTGCTGCGCGGCGGCCGCATCGGCGAGCAGGTGCTGCGCACGCTGGCCGACGCGGCCCATCGCCGCGGCGACCGCGCGCTGACCTTGCACGCGCAGCGCACGGCCAAGGATTTCTATGCCGGCCTCGGCTTCGCGCCCGAAGGCGAACCCTTCGAGGAAGCCGGCATCCCGCACCTGACCATGTCGCGCGCCCTGCCGCTCGCACGCTGA
- a CDS encoding PilZ domain-containing protein — protein sequence MSTAPAPNTPRPSVIQLAIKEKAALYAAYIPLFADGGVFIPTTREYKLGDDVYVLLSLPDDPQRYPVAGKVAWVTPARAAANRTQGVGVRFPNDDKSKLLKVKIEEILGGHLASERPTQTI from the coding sequence ATGAGCACCGCCCCCGCCCCCAATACCCCGCGCCCGAGCGTCATCCAGCTGGCCATCAAGGAGAAGGCCGCGCTGTATGCCGCCTACATCCCCTTGTTCGCCGATGGCGGCGTGTTCATTCCGACCACGCGTGAATACAAGCTGGGCGACGACGTCTACGTGCTGCTGTCCCTGCCGGACGACCCGCAGCGCTACCCGGTGGCCGGCAAGGTCGCCTGGGTCACGCCGGCGCGCGCCGCCGCCAACCGCACCCAGGGCGTCGGCGTCCGTTTCCCGAACGACGACAAGTCCAAGCTGCTCAAGGTGAAGATCGAGGAAATCCTCGGCGGCCACCTCGCGTCCGAGCGGCCCACGCAGACCATCTAG
- a CDS encoding DNA polymerase III subunit delta' encodes MSTAPWISAQLRQLLSQRGHAWLLHGPSGLGQYTLALGLAQAWLCDRPTPDGACGECDSCHQVEVRSHIDLAVLMPEVQMQELGWPLDEKAQSDLDDKKRKPSKEIRVDAMRAALEFAQRTSGRGRGKVMLVYPAERMNQVTANALLKTLEEPPGDVRFVLATEAAHQLLPTIRSRCQGHTLAWPAAEQAEAWLKEEGVPAAAAPVLLRAAGGRPEDALRLHRAGLDAQAWARWPKALARGDGSALADWGPAQAVESLQKLCHDLIAMRNGAEPRFFAPGDLPPAADPAALTGWWRDLAATSRTVEHPFNAGLMLEDLVSRARAALNSEPHSR; translated from the coding sequence GTGAGCACCGCGCCCTGGATCAGCGCGCAACTGCGCCAGCTCCTGTCCCAGCGTGGCCACGCCTGGCTGTTGCACGGGCCGTCGGGCCTGGGCCAGTACACCCTGGCGCTGGGCCTGGCGCAAGCCTGGCTGTGCGACCGGCCCACGCCGGATGGCGCCTGCGGCGAATGCGACAGCTGCCACCAGGTGGAGGTGCGCTCGCACATCGACCTGGCAGTGCTGATGCCTGAAGTGCAGATGCAGGAGCTGGGCTGGCCGCTGGACGAAAAGGCGCAGTCCGACCTCGACGACAAGAAGCGCAAGCCCAGCAAGGAAATCCGCGTCGACGCCATGCGCGCGGCGCTGGAATTCGCCCAGCGCACCAGCGGCCGCGGTCGCGGCAAGGTGATGCTGGTGTATCCGGCCGAACGCATGAACCAGGTGACGGCCAACGCCTTGCTGAAAACGCTGGAGGAGCCGCCCGGCGACGTGCGCTTCGTGCTCGCGACCGAAGCGGCGCACCAGCTGCTGCCCACGATCCGCAGCCGTTGCCAGGGCCATACCCTCGCCTGGCCGGCGGCGGAACAAGCCGAAGCCTGGCTGAAGGAGGAGGGCGTGCCCGCGGCGGCGGCACCGGTGCTGCTGCGCGCCGCCGGCGGCCGGCCCGAGGACGCGCTGCGCCTGCACCGGGCCGGCCTGGACGCCCAGGCCTGGGCCCGCTGGCCCAAGGCCCTGGCCCGGGGCGACGGCAGCGCGCTGGCCGACTGGGGGCCGGCGCAGGCCGTGGAGTCGCTGCAGAAGCTTTGCCACGACCTGATCGCCATGCGCAACGGGGCCGAGCCGCGCTTTTTCGCGCCCGGCGACCTGCCGCCGGCGGCCGACCCGGCCGCCCTGACGGGCTGGTGGCGTGACCTGGCTGCGACATCCCGCACGGTCGAACACCCTTTCAATGCCGGCTTGATGCTGGAAGACCTTGTGAGCCGGGCCCGGGCGGCCCTAAACTCGGAACCACACTCCCGATGA
- the mltG gene encoding endolytic transglycosylase MltG — translation MAGTNHGLQKGGRLLRLLKALFLLVLVAALGAAGAGWWWLHHPLTLAQSPLDLDIEPGTLPRGVAEAVRKAGVDVEPRLLFAWFRLSGQGKQIRAGSYELTTGITPERLLDKLARGEESLRAVTLVEGWNIRQVRAALGKGDALRQDSAKLSDEDLMKLLGRPGVHPEGRFFPDTYTYSKGSSDVAVLKRAMRAMDKRLTVAWNERRPGIVLKSPEEVLTLASIIEKETGKAADRTLISAVFQNRLRIGMPLQTDPTVIYGMGDAFTGNLHKADLQADTPWNTYVHLGLPPTPISMPGKASLLAAVQPAPGKYLYFVAKGDGTSQFSENLDDHNRAVNKYQRGQ, via the coding sequence ATGGCCGGCACAAACCATGGATTGCAGAAGGGCGGGCGGTTGCTGCGGTTGCTGAAAGCATTGTTCCTGCTGGTGCTGGTGGCGGCCTTGGGCGCCGCGGGCGCCGGCTGGTGGTGGCTGCACCACCCTCTGACGCTGGCGCAGAGCCCGCTGGACCTGGATATCGAGCCCGGCACCCTGCCACGCGGCGTGGCCGAGGCCGTGCGCAAGGCCGGCGTCGACGTCGAACCGCGCCTGCTGTTTGCCTGGTTCCGGCTGTCGGGGCAGGGCAAGCAGATTCGCGCCGGCAGCTATGAACTCACCACTGGCATCACCCCGGAGCGGCTGTTGGACAAGCTGGCCCGCGGCGAGGAGTCGCTGCGCGCCGTGACGCTGGTGGAAGGCTGGAACATCCGCCAGGTGCGCGCCGCGCTGGGCAAGGGCGACGCGCTGCGGCAGGACAGCGCGAAGCTGAGCGACGAAGACCTGATGAAGCTGCTGGGCCGCCCCGGCGTGCACCCGGAAGGCCGCTTCTTTCCCGACACCTACACCTATTCCAAGGGCTCCAGCGATGTCGCGGTGCTGAAGCGCGCCATGCGCGCCATGGACAAGCGGCTCACCGTGGCCTGGAACGAACGCCGTCCCGGCATCGTGCTGAAGTCGCCCGAGGAGGTGCTGACCCTGGCCAGCATCATCGAGAAGGAAACCGGCAAGGCGGCCGACCGCACGCTGATTTCCGCCGTGTTCCAGAACCGGCTGCGGATCGGCATGCCGCTGCAGACGGACCCCACGGTGATCTACGGCATGGGCGACGCCTTCACCGGCAACCTGCACAAGGCCGACCTGCAGGCCGATACACCCTGGAACACGTACGTGCACCTGGGCCTGCCGCCGACGCCGATCTCGATGCCGGGCAAGGCCTCGCTGCTGGCCGCTGTGCAGCCGGCGCCGGGAAAGTACCTGTATTTCGTGGCCAAGGGCGACGGCACCAGCCAGTTCAGCGAGAACCTCGACGACCACAACCGGGCCGTCAACAAATACCAGCGCGGGCAATGA
- the tmk gene encoding dTMP kinase: protein MSGLFLTFEGIDGAGKSTHIDALAGAFRAAGRTVTLTREPGGTPLAEKLRALALNEPMDALTEALVMFAARRDHLLQVIEPAIARGNVVLCDRFTDATFAYQGGGRGFDREVLQQLERWVQSVPAIRLPGLRQPDLTVWFDLAPSVAAQRLAGARVPDKFESQPQEFFARVAEGYAQRLRADPRRFLRVDADQPREGVWQAVERGVRARGLL from the coding sequence ATGAGCGGGCTGTTCCTCACCTTCGAAGGCATCGATGGCGCCGGCAAGTCCACGCACATCGACGCGCTGGCCGGCGCCTTCCGCGCCGCCGGCCGCACCGTCACGCTGACGCGCGAGCCGGGTGGCACGCCGCTGGCCGAGAAACTGCGCGCCCTGGCCTTGAACGAGCCCATGGACGCCCTCACCGAGGCGCTCGTGATGTTCGCCGCGCGCCGCGACCACCTGCTGCAGGTGATCGAGCCGGCCATCGCCCGCGGCAACGTCGTGCTGTGCGACCGCTTCACCGACGCCACCTTCGCCTACCAGGGCGGCGGCCGCGGCTTCGACCGCGAGGTGCTGCAGCAGCTGGAACGCTGGGTCCAGAGCGTGCCCGCGATTCGGCTGCCCGGCCTGCGCCAGCCAGACCTGACGGTCTGGTTCGACCTGGCACCGTCCGTGGCAGCGCAACGCCTGGCCGGCGCCCGCGTGCCGGACAAGTTCGAGTCGCAGCCGCAGGAGTTCTTCGCCCGCGTGGCCGAGGGCTACGCGCAACGCCTGCGGGCTGATCCGCGCCGCTTCCTGCGCGTCGATGCCGACCAGCCGCGCGAAGGCGTCTGGCAGGCGGTCGAACGCGGCGTGCGCGCCAGGGGGCTGCTGTGA
- a CDS encoding O-antigen ligase family protein encodes MARKRRPAPAPSRATPSGAPAAAPAATPAATPAPAVKAAAPVRLPSEPADDGWAGALLALMMFLAPALGSPTELMLQDTLKSAIVSMCALVAALLLFLQVRKRREPLRWHAVLWLPLMLLAYALGSMAWSHTFLASVESIRWFVFALLVWLGLNVLTRQRLGWLAAGFHAGAVVASVWAVLQFWADLPLFPQGPVPASTFINRNFFAEFVVCTVPFGMLLLAKARRSGTVALLACSNALVVLALFMTGTRAALIALWLQLFLLLPLIAWRCRSQFAFPAWSRNLRAIAIGLFLGLLLGLGMIPTDNAKVLDEERGATALQRAVNRTESIGPKDYSLGVRMVMWRATLNAIRAKPLVGLGAGAWESEIPLYQAEGSQLETDYYVHNEFLQMVAEYGLVGWVFLLGLVTYLLTAAWRSWKAVTPEAREDQPWRAVMLTSLLALMVVSNIGFAWRMAATGALFALCLGGLAASDARQGWRRRWAALPLRWSPMTASVCLGLTGVCLVLALYITQQAATAERKLVQAAKLALTITQSGRPNSPEWDGTKRELLELVREGVAITPHYRKITPMVADELARWGDWKDATWIWESVLSSRPYVVAIISNAARGHASMGEMDQALALLERAKRIQPHAPAVRSLEVIMLARSGQADRAYALAKEAIDQGFYDFDLVNAAVALALQRKDFAMAEKATELRLRDWPQTKARSLVQLGLIHIQQGDLARGAQQVREGLAAAQQPEERDQLLQQVPPSWMPLVTGSAPAAGTQTSANSK; translated from the coding sequence ATGGCCCGCAAACGCCGCCCCGCGCCGGCCCCGTCGCGCGCGACTCCGTCCGGCGCACCCGCCGCTGCTCCCGCCGCTACTCCCGCCGCCACGCCCGCGCCCGCCGTGAAAGCGGCCGCGCCGGTGCGCCTGCCGTCCGAACCTGCTGACGACGGCTGGGCCGGCGCGCTGCTGGCCTTGATGATGTTCCTGGCGCCGGCGCTCGGCTCGCCGACCGAGCTGATGCTGCAGGACACGCTCAAGTCCGCGATCGTCTCGATGTGCGCGCTGGTCGCGGCGCTGCTGCTGTTCCTGCAGGTGCGCAAGCGGCGCGAGCCGCTGCGCTGGCATGCGGTGTTGTGGCTGCCCCTGATGCTGCTGGCCTATGCGCTGGGCAGCATGGCCTGGTCGCACACCTTCCTGGCTTCGGTGGAGTCGATCCGCTGGTTCGTCTTTGCGCTGCTGGTCTGGCTGGGGCTGAACGTGCTGACGCGCCAGCGCCTGGGCTGGCTGGCCGCGGGCTTCCATGCCGGCGCCGTGGTGGCGTCGGTCTGGGCCGTACTGCAGTTCTGGGCCGACCTGCCGCTGTTCCCGCAAGGGCCGGTGCCGGCGTCCACCTTCATCAACCGCAACTTCTTTGCCGAATTCGTGGTGTGCACCGTGCCCTTCGGCATGCTGCTGCTGGCGAAGGCGCGGCGCAGCGGCACCGTGGCCCTGCTGGCCTGCAGCAACGCGCTGGTGGTGCTGGCCCTGTTCATGACCGGCACGCGGGCGGCGCTGATCGCGCTGTGGCTGCAGCTGTTCCTGCTGTTGCCGCTGATCGCCTGGCGCTGCCGGAGCCAGTTCGCCTTCCCGGCCTGGAGCCGCAACCTGCGGGCCATCGCGATCGGCCTGTTCCTCGGCCTGTTGCTGGGCCTGGGCATGATTCCCACCGACAACGCCAAGGTGCTGGACGAGGAGCGCGGCGCCACCGCCCTGCAGCGCGCCGTCAACCGCACGGAATCGATCGGGCCCAAGGACTACTCGCTGGGCGTGCGCATGGTCATGTGGCGCGCCACGCTCAATGCGATCCGGGCCAAGCCCCTGGTCGGCCTGGGCGCCGGCGCCTGGGAAAGCGAGATCCCGCTGTACCAGGCCGAAGGTTCGCAGCTGGAGACCGACTACTACGTCCACAACGAGTTCCTGCAGATGGTGGCGGAGTACGGCCTGGTCGGCTGGGTGTTCCTGCTGGGGCTGGTCACCTACCTGCTCACCGCTGCCTGGCGCAGCTGGAAAGCCGTGACCCCCGAGGCGCGCGAAGACCAGCCCTGGCGGGCGGTGATGCTCACCAGCCTGCTGGCCCTGATGGTCGTCAGCAACATCGGCTTCGCCTGGCGCATGGCGGCCACTGGCGCGCTGTTCGCGCTGTGCCTGGGCGGCCTCGCGGCCTCCGATGCGCGCCAGGGCTGGCGGCGCCGCTGGGCCGCGCTGCCGCTGCGCTGGAGCCCGATGACGGCGAGCGTCTGCCTGGGGCTGACCGGCGTCTGCCTCGTGCTGGCCCTGTACATCACCCAGCAGGCCGCGACGGCCGAACGCAAGCTGGTGCAGGCCGCCAAGCTGGCGCTGACCATCACCCAGTCGGGGCGCCCCAACAGCCCCGAATGGGACGGCACCAAGCGCGAGCTCCTGGAGCTGGTGCGCGAAGGCGTCGCCATCACGCCGCACTACCGCAAGATCACGCCGATGGTCGCCGACGAACTGGCGCGCTGGGGCGACTGGAAGGACGCCACCTGGATCTGGGAGAGCGTGCTCAGCTCGCGGCCCTACGTGGTGGCGATCATCAGCAACGCCGCCCGCGGCCACGCCAGCATGGGCGAGATGGACCAGGCGCTGGCCTTGCTGGAGCGCGCCAAGCGCATCCAGCCGCACGCACCGGCGGTGCGTTCGCTGGAGGTGATCATGCTGGCCCGCTCCGGCCAGGCGGACCGTGCCTATGCGCTGGCCAAGGAGGCCATCGACCAGGGCTTCTACGACTTCGACCTGGTGAACGCCGCGGTCGCCCTGGCGCTGCAACGCAAGGACTTCGCCATGGCGGAGAAGGCGACCGAGCTGCGCCTGAGGGACTGGCCGCAGACCAAGGCGCGCAGCCTGGTGCAGCTCGGGCTGATCCATATCCAGCAGGGCGACCTGGCCCGGGGCGCGCAGCAGGTGCGCGAGGGCCTCGCCGCCGCGCAGCAGCCGGAAGAACGCGACCAGCTGCTGCAGCAGGTGCCGCCGTCGTGGATGCCGCTGGTGACGGGCTCCGCGCCGGCGGCCGGCACTCAGACGTCGGCCAACAGCAAGTAG
- a CDS encoding iron-containing alcohol dehydrogenase produces MALIYYVTQVQFDFGAVQLLKQECERAGIRKPLVVTDAGVRAAGVLQKALDALGGLPHAVFDQTPSNPTEAAVRAASEIYQAQGCDGLVAVGGGSSIDCAKGVAILATHEGPLTRYATIEGGSPRITEKVAPLIAVPTTSGTGSEVARGAIIIVDDHRKLGFHNWLLVPKAAICDPELTLGLPSKLTAATGMDAIAHCMETFMSAAVNPPADGIALDGLERGWGHIERATRDGSDREARFNLMSASMQGAMAFQKGLGCVHSLSHSLGGVDPRLHHGTLNAMFLPAVVRFNAQAPSVQKDRRLERMAHAMGLKSAGDIPEAIRDMNARLGLPSGLAAMGVERAAFDEIIKGALADHCHKTNPREASPQDYREMLEASM; encoded by the coding sequence ATGGCCTTGATCTACTACGTCACCCAGGTCCAGTTCGACTTCGGGGCGGTGCAGCTGCTGAAGCAGGAATGCGAGCGCGCCGGCATCCGCAAGCCCCTGGTCGTGACCGACGCCGGCGTGCGCGCGGCCGGCGTGTTGCAGAAGGCGCTGGATGCCCTGGGCGGCCTGCCGCATGCGGTGTTCGACCAGACGCCGTCCAATCCCACCGAGGCGGCGGTGCGGGCCGCTTCAGAGATCTACCAGGCGCAGGGCTGCGACGGCCTCGTCGCGGTCGGCGGCGGCTCCTCCATCGATTGCGCCAAGGGCGTCGCGATCCTCGCCACGCACGAAGGCCCCCTCACGCGCTACGCCACGATCGAAGGCGGTTCGCCGCGCATCACGGAGAAGGTCGCGCCGCTGATCGCCGTGCCCACCACCAGCGGCACCGGCAGCGAAGTGGCGCGTGGCGCCATCATCATCGTCGACGACCACCGCAAGCTGGGCTTCCACAACTGGCTGCTGGTGCCCAAGGCGGCGATCTGCGACCCCGAGCTGACCCTGGGCCTGCCCTCGAAGCTGACTGCGGCCACCGGCATGGACGCCATCGCGCACTGCATGGAGACCTTCATGTCGGCGGCCGTCAACCCGCCGGCCGATGGCATCGCGCTGGATGGCCTGGAGCGCGGCTGGGGACACATCGAACGCGCCACGCGCGACGGCAGTGACCGCGAGGCCCGCTTCAACCTCATGAGCGCGTCGATGCAAGGCGCGATGGCCTTCCAGAAAGGCCTGGGCTGCGTCCATTCCTTGAGCCACAGCCTGGGCGGCGTCGACCCCCGGCTGCACCATGGCACCTTGAACGCGATGTTCCTGCCGGCTGTGGTGCGCTTCAACGCGCAAGCGCCCTCCGTGCAGAAGGACCGCCGGCTGGAACGCATGGCCCATGCGATGGGCCTGAAGTCCGCCGGCGACATCCCGGAGGCGATCCGCGACATGAACGCGCGGCTCGGCCTGCCGTCCGGCCTGGCCGCCATGGGCGTGGAGCGCGCTGCCTTCGACGAGATCATCAAGGGCGCGCTGGCGGACCATTGCCACAAGACGAACCCGCGCGAAGCGAGCCCGCAGGACTACCGGGAGATGCTCGAAGCGTCGATGTGA
- a CDS encoding YgfZ/GcvT domain-containing protein, producing the protein MSLHLNGVAPLPQLGVIRAIGTDAASFLHGQLTQDFALLGANEARLAAFCTAKGRMQASFIAFKRAPDEVLLVCSRDVLPATLKRLSMFVLRAKAKLSDASAEFALYGVAGETLKALQPAPQAPWNVADLGAARLVQLYPADGQPRALWVGPADAPAPAGPALDTTLWQWGEVRSAVATITTPIVEAFVPQMLNYESVGGVNFKKGCYPGQEVVARSQFRGTLKRRAFLAHADAELAPGQEVFQAGDPEQPAGVVAQAAPAPSGGWDAIVSLQLTAAEAGDLHAGSATGARLDLQPLPYLLLADV; encoded by the coding sequence ATGAGTCTCCACCTGAACGGCGTTGCCCCCCTGCCCCAACTCGGCGTCATCCGCGCCATCGGCACGGACGCGGCAAGCTTCCTGCACGGCCAGCTGACCCAGGATTTCGCCCTGCTGGGCGCCAACGAGGCCCGGCTGGCGGCCTTCTGCACGGCCAAGGGCCGCATGCAGGCCAGTTTCATCGCTTTCAAACGGGCACCGGACGAGGTGTTGCTGGTGTGCAGCCGCGACGTCCTGCCGGCCACGCTGAAGCGCCTGTCCATGTTCGTGCTGCGCGCGAAGGCGAAGCTCAGCGACGCCAGCGCGGAGTTCGCGCTGTACGGCGTGGCCGGCGAAACGCTCAAGGCCTTGCAGCCGGCGCCGCAGGCGCCCTGGAACGTCGCCGACCTCGGCGCCGCCCGCCTGGTGCAGTTGTACCCGGCCGACGGCCAGCCGCGCGCGCTGTGGGTGGGCCCCGCCGACGCACCCGCACCGGCGGGCCCGGCGCTGGACACGACCCTGTGGCAATGGGGCGAGGTGCGCAGCGCCGTCGCTACCATCACCACGCCCATCGTCGAGGCCTTCGTGCCGCAGATGCTCAATTACGAATCCGTGGGCGGCGTCAATTTCAAGAAGGGCTGCTACCCGGGCCAGGAAGTCGTGGCGCGCAGCCAGTTCCGCGGCACGCTCAAGCGGCGCGCTTTCCTGGCGCATGCCGACGCGGAGCTCGCGCCCGGCCAGGAGGTGTTCCAGGCCGGCGACCCCGAGCAGCCCGCGGGCGTGGTGGCCCAGGCCGCGCCGGCGCCCAGCGGCGGCTGGGACGCGATCGTCTCGCTGCAGCTCACGGCCGCCGAGGCCGGCGACCTGCACGCGGGCAGCGCCACCGGCGCCCGGCTGGACCTGCAGCCCCTGCCCTACTTGCTGTTGGCCGACGTCTGA
- a CDS encoding TatD family hydrolase, translated as MYVDSHCHLSFPELQSQLPQIREAMAAAQVDRALCICTTLEEFDDVHALAMQYPNFWASAGVHPDTENLEEPTLEKLLELAARPKVVGIGETGLDYYQMEERKGGRSIADLEWQRDRFRTHIRAARQCAKPLIIHTREASDDTVSILKEEGEDGAPGSAGGVFHCFTETAQVARAALDLGFHISFSGILTFKSAADLREVAKFVPDDRLLIETDSPYLAPVPYRGKVNNPSYVPYVARLLGELRGTSPEAIGALTSANFERLFTGVKA; from the coding sequence ATGTACGTCGACTCCCACTGCCACCTCAGCTTTCCCGAGCTCCAGTCCCAGCTGCCCCAGATCCGTGAGGCCATGGCCGCCGCGCAGGTCGACCGGGCCCTTTGCATCTGCACGACCCTCGAGGAATTCGACGACGTGCACGCGCTGGCCATGCAGTACCCCAACTTCTGGGCTTCGGCCGGCGTCCACCCGGACACCGAGAACCTGGAAGAACCCACGCTGGAGAAGCTGCTGGAACTGGCCGCGCGCCCGAAAGTGGTGGGCATCGGTGAAACCGGCCTGGACTACTACCAGATGGAAGAACGCAAGGGCGGCCGCAGCATCGCCGACCTGGAATGGCAGCGGGACCGCTTCCGCACGCACATCCGCGCCGCGCGCCAGTGCGCCAAGCCGCTGATCATCCACACCCGCGAGGCGTCGGACGACACCGTGTCCATCCTGAAGGAAGAGGGCGAGGACGGCGCCCCGGGCAGCGCTGGCGGCGTGTTCCACTGCTTCACGGAGACCGCGCAGGTGGCGCGGGCAGCGCTGGACCTCGGGTTCCACATCTCGTTTTCGGGCATCCTCACGTTCAAGAGCGCGGCCGACCTGCGCGAGGTGGCGAAGTTCGTGCCGGACGACCGGCTGCTGATCGAGACCGACAGCCCCTACCTGGCGCCGGTGCCGTATCGCGGCAAGGTCAACAACCCGTCGTACGTGCCCTACGTGGCGAGGTTGCTGGGCGAACTGCGCGGGACGAGCCCGGAAGCCATCGGGGCGCTGACCAGCGCCAATTTCGAGCGCCTGTTCACGGGGGTGAAGGCATGA